The nucleotide sequence CGTACCTAGATCGATTCCGATATCTTTGCTAAACATATGCGTATAATCCCTCGCCATTGTTTGATGTGTTGTCTACTGAGAGTAGAACTTTACCGTAATAGTATATTATTCGCCCAAAATATCCAAAATCCTTTTTTCAATTCCTATTAAATTCAATAATTATCCTTTCCCCGCTGTCATTACCTCGCGTTTTTTGATTGTGGTCTTCTTGTACTTAATTTTCGTCGCTTCTCCTCCTCTCAAATGCCGAATCGACTTATGATACTCAAGTATGTGCTTTACCTGGTCTGCTAGATCCGGATTAATTTCCGGCAAGCGCTCAGTCAGGTCTTTATGCACCGTGCTTTTGGAGACGCCAAATTCCTTGGCAATGGTACGCACTGTATGTCGAGTCTCCACAATGCATCGGCCGATCTTAATCGTGCGTTCTTTAATGTAATCGTGCACGCTTCCGCCTCCCTGCTGAAATAGATTGGTACATTATATGAGGGGAGTGAGCACTTATTCTTTATAGCCAAGCCTTACAGGCAAGGAAAGTCCTAAATTGTGCATCTAAAGCACTACAACAAATAGACGAAAGGGGTTACCCTTCCGTCTAATCTCCTGCGTATTCGTTAATAACTAGGCTTTCCCGACGATATAAACGCCTTTAAGATCCATCAAATCTACGATGTAAGGCGACTGCAGCGCAACCCCATTAATATCACAAAAAATTTGTACAACTGGACGGTTACTCGGACGACCCATCGTTTCAACCACGGCCCCAATTTCTCCATTGCTCAGTCGCACAACCGTAGAAACTGGATACAAGGTTAAATGTTTTAGAAAAATTTTAACCAAGTTTACGTTGAATTCATAATTTCCTGCTGCAAAAAGATACTCGGTCGCCTCTTCAACAGAATACGATTGGCGGTAATGCCGCGGAGAAATTAATGCATTATACACATCCGCAAGTCCAGCGATCTGCGCATATTCAGGAATCGAGGCATGATTCACGCTCATCGGGTAACCTTCTCCACGATAGCGTTCATGATGCATTAGCGCCACTTGCGCAGAGAGTAGAGGGACTTCCTTTATTCCCTTCAACACACGATAGCCTTCATTCGTATGCTGACGCATAATATTCCGCTCAGCTTCTGTCAACTCTCGATTCAGCTTTATTAAGTCCGTTGGCAATCGTGTCATTCCAATATCGCAAAATAGCGACCCTAACGAAACCTCATAAAGCTGTGTCTCGTCATAACCTTGTGCGGTTCCCAAAATGTTCGCGCATAATACGACATTCAGTGCATGTTCAAACAGATAAGTATCTGTTTGCAACATTACACCGAGCTCATCTGAAAAAACTCTCTCAGATGCAATTTGAAGTAGGATGTCACGAAATCTCTTTCGGAACAACTCTTCAGGAACTGGTAATGAGATCCGATCCTGAACAAATCCTTGCTCCACGAAATTCGAAACACGTTCAACCGCCTGCTGCCTTGCTTTATCATTATTTTTAAGTTCTGAGATGTTAGGAGAAATCCATGGTGAATGATATGCGCTCGTTATTATCCGGGGAGCAGCATTCGGCTCTGAGATGAAAGCTTCAGCTTTGGATTGTATATGTACTGCAGATACTCTAAGATTTTGCAACCGATTGATATATTGCTCAGTCAAAACCGTACCAGCTTCGAGCATAACAATGCCATTTCGCCCAAAAACAGCTTTAGCGAGTACGTCGCCACTTTCAAGATCTTTGATCCCTACAAGTCTCACATTTACCACCTCTCATCACGAACAAAATAGAGTTCGATCAGACCATTCAGATAGTAAAAATTATGACATACCTAGCATATTGTTGTCGATAAGAGAGTTTTTGTTTTTGAGATACAAATTGTAACTGCTTAATCAAATATATACGGCTTTGCCAAACAAACAAAGCGCCGTTTGCGGTTTCCGCTAACAGCGCTTCGTTTGTTTCCAATTCGCAATGATGATTTACCTTATTCCGCCTTCAACAGTGTGCTCGGGTTCACGGCTTTTCCGTTGTTCCGAACTTCAAAGTGAACGTGTACACCTTCAGCAGACTCAAGTTCACTTTGTCCAGCAGATCCGATTCGGTCACCCTGCACAACTTTGTCTCCCACATGAACTGCAAGATTCGTCAAGCTTTGGTAGACTGTTACAAGACCATTCGAATGCTTAATTTGCACCTCGAAATTGTTTGTCGGAGTCTGCTCCGCTACAGTTACCTCACCACTCAATGCAGCTAGTACATCAAAGTCCTTAGCATCTTTACGAGCGAGATCGACCGCCATATGTGGCTTGTACGTATTATCGTACTCTACCACTGCTGCTGCGCGATCTTCTAGTGATGCCGACGAATCATAGAAAGGGATTGTCGTCGTCATCTCTGCAAAGCTACTAACTGGCCATTGAAGCGTCTCTGCACCTGCAATAACAGGAACATCCTCTGAATCCACTTGTCCGTTCACAGCTTGGTCGCTACCGACTTCTGTTGTTTCAGGAACTGCTTGTTGTGTTTTGTCCTTTTCCGTTCCCGAATTTACCCAGAGAATCGTAACGATGATTGCTGCGGCAGCCATGTAAGCAGCAGGGAATACCCAGCGCTTAGTGAGCAGCTTTCTCCATCCCGATGACCGGACCGGTCTTGACGAACCTACTACTGACTTGGAAGACTCTTCGAGCTTGCGTGGCGTTTTGTTGTTATTGTCATTCATGATTATCACCTCAGTAAGCCATTGTTACCAGGTGTGAACGTTTTATACCTACTTGGATTGAAAGTTTACAAGAAACTTTGAAACTTCTTCGAGTTTAATGCCCGTATAATAGGTTTTCACAATTTGCTCCGCACTCTTTCCAGCCACCGCCATCTCCTGTGCTCCCCACTGACTCATCCCTACTCCATGTCCATTACCGTGCGTCGTTATTCGGATCTTACCCTTTTCAATGGTCCAATTGAAATCAGCAGATCGAAGCCCTAGCTTCTCTCTCACTTGAACACCTGTGAACTTCTGATCTCCTACGACCAACATCTTGACCCGATGTCCCTCTGTCCTCTCCAACACTCGCAATCCGATGTTGTCCGCACTACGTGCTCCAACCGCAATTGTATCTATACCCAGTCGATTATAAAACTCATCTAGCGTGAACTCTACTGTATCTAGAAACTCGTTGTCGGCAACGTTGGTAGTACCTTTTCTTACTAATATCTCACCTTCCCATGAACTTTTCACTGAGCGAAGATAGGGTAAGTGATTTGAGAATACATCTTCTGAATTTTCGGTATAGCCATTGCTAGCTGAAAAAAATAAAGCATCTATCGGATGTCCATCATAAGTGAGAATTTGATTTTCTGTACGATTCACTGCATCATTTAGTTTTTTCCATAATTGTGGGTGGCTCGTCTTTAACTCATCCATCTCTTTTGCTGAACGATACACTTGATGCGCCACCGTATCTGTCACCTGAGCCTCTTCCTGTTGCCCAGTTTGTACGACTGGAACGCCGTCGACGTTTCCCGTTAATAGCCTTCTCACAATATACGTCCGAGCAGCCAAAGCTTGTGCCTCCAGTGCAACTGAATCAAATTCCAATGGCAT is from Candidatus Cohnella colombiensis and encodes:
- the spoIIID gene encoding sporulation transcriptional regulator SpoIIID, whose amino-acid sequence is MHDYIKERTIKIGRCIVETRHTVRTIAKEFGVSKSTVHKDLTERLPEINPDLADQVKHILEYHKSIRHLRGGEATKIKYKKTTIKKREVMTAGKG
- a CDS encoding HD domain-containing protein, giving the protein MRLVGIKDLESGDVLAKAVFGRNGIVMLEAGTVLTEQYINRLQNLRVSAVHIQSKAEAFISEPNAAPRIITSAYHSPWISPNISELKNNDKARQQAVERVSNFVEQGFVQDRISLPVPEELFRKRFRDILLQIASERVFSDELGVMLQTDTYLFEHALNVVLCANILGTAQGYDETQLYEVSLGSLFCDIGMTRLPTDLIKLNRELTEAERNIMRQHTNEGYRVLKGIKEVPLLSAQVALMHHERYRGEGYPMSVNHASIPEYAQIAGLADVYNALISPRHYRQSYSVEEATEYLFAAGNYEFNVNLVKIFLKHLTLYPVSTVVRLSNGEIGAVVETMGRPSNRPVVQIFCDINGVALQSPYIVDLMDLKGVYIVGKA
- the spoIID gene encoding stage II sporulation protein D, which translates into the protein MMSNRRLWACFVAGVGMAALVWLIIHGGDSQAGMHNRVSDASVSIDTVELGNKDQSGQVDKSSDRRNVAKVNAEGSSDQKQVIVGVYITDEKRVETVALEEYVRGVVAAEMPLEFDSVALEAQALAARTYIVRRLLTGNVDGVPVVQTGQQEEAQVTDTVAHQVYRSAKEMDELKTSHPQLWKKLNDAVNRTENQILTYDGHPIDALFFSASNGYTENSEDVFSNHLPYLRSVKSSWEGEILVRKGTTNVADNEFLDTVEFTLDEFYNRLGIDTIAVGARSADNIGLRVLERTEGHRVKMLVVGDQKFTGVQVREKLGLRSADFNWTIEKGKIRITTHGNGHGVGMSQWGAQEMAVAGKSAEQIVKTYYTGIKLEEVSKFLVNFQSK
- a CDS encoding M23 family metallopeptidase, with translation MNDNNNKTPRKLEESSKSVVGSSRPVRSSGWRKLLTKRWVFPAAYMAAAAIIVTILWVNSGTEKDKTQQAVPETTEVGSDQAVNGQVDSEDVPVIAGAETLQWPVSSFAEMTTTIPFYDSSASLEDRAAAVVEYDNTYKPHMAVDLARKDAKDFDVLAALSGEVTVAEQTPTNNFEVQIKHSNGLVTVYQSLTNLAVHVGDKVVQGDRIGSAGQSELESAEGVHVHFEVRNNGKAVNPSTLLKAE